Proteins encoded in a region of the Novibacillus thermophilus genome:
- a CDS encoding ABC transporter substrate-binding protein produces the protein MRKQSCQFVALVLAAVLILAACGGGNDDAAETSAEDAGGDSGPTPSGGGTLIFARGADSSSLDPGSTADGEASRVTVQVFETLTRFAEDSFEIEPGLAESWDVSEDGLSYTFHLRKGVEFHDGTPFDADAVIFNFERWSDPEHPYHFAEEGFIYSSYVNQFGGLKDDESHVIEEINKIDEHTVEFVLKRPVPAFLQNMAMSYFGLASPKSLETYGTDIVEHPVGTGPFVFEEWVRDDAITLVKNENYWQDGYPLVDRVIFQVIPDNAARLTALQSGEVDIADGLNPDDLERVEGDPNVELLQRDANNIGYLGFNMEKEPFNDPLVRKAMNYAVNKENLIATVYNDLAEPAKNPLPPSYLGYNDDIAPYEYDPEKARDLLAEAGYADGFTFDLWTMPVPRPYMPDPNRAAEALQTDFAEIGLTANIVTMEWATYLDELTQGNQEVYMIGWSGVNGDPDYFLNNLLAEHSIPDPNYSRYRNRDLTELLLDAQSVLDEKERAAMYARAQEIVHEDAAMIPLVHTRPALGVSKRVQDYVPHLSVTEPLTKVHITD, from the coding sequence GTGAGAAAACAGAGTTGTCAATTCGTCGCTCTCGTTTTGGCCGCGGTGTTAATTCTTGCGGCCTGCGGAGGAGGAAACGACGACGCTGCTGAAACTTCAGCAGAGGACGCCGGAGGCGACAGCGGGCCAACCCCTTCTGGCGGCGGAACGTTGATCTTCGCCCGCGGTGCAGATTCATCGTCACTGGATCCCGGCAGCACAGCAGACGGAGAAGCGTCCCGCGTCACTGTCCAAGTGTTCGAAACGTTAACCCGGTTTGCTGAGGACTCTTTTGAGATTGAGCCGGGGCTGGCGGAAAGTTGGGACGTATCTGAAGACGGCTTAAGCTACACGTTTCACCTGCGGAAAGGAGTTGAATTTCACGACGGAACACCGTTTGACGCCGATGCGGTCATTTTCAACTTTGAACGCTGGTCTGACCCGGAACATCCGTACCATTTCGCTGAAGAAGGATTCATCTACAGCAGCTATGTCAATCAATTCGGCGGACTGAAAGACGACGAATCTCACGTCATCGAGGAAATCAACAAAATTGACGAACACACTGTGGAGTTCGTGTTGAAACGCCCGGTTCCGGCCTTTTTACAGAACATGGCCATGTCCTACTTCGGCTTGGCTTCACCTAAAAGTCTCGAAACGTACGGGACGGACATCGTCGAGCACCCGGTCGGCACCGGTCCGTTCGTATTTGAAGAATGGGTTCGCGATGATGCCATCACCCTCGTGAAGAATGAAAACTACTGGCAAGATGGATACCCGCTCGTCGACCGCGTTATTTTCCAAGTCATTCCAGATAACGCGGCCCGCTTGACGGCCCTTCAGTCAGGTGAAGTCGACATCGCCGACGGCCTGAACCCCGACGATCTAGAGCGAGTCGAGGGAGATCCGAACGTTGAACTGTTGCAGCGTGATGCGAACAATATCGGGTATCTCGGGTTTAACATGGAAAAGGAGCCGTTCAACGATCCCCTCGTGCGGAAGGCGATGAATTACGCCGTAAATAAAGAAAACTTGATTGCAACGGTCTACAACGATTTGGCTGAACCGGCCAAAAACCCTCTCCCTCCTTCGTACCTCGGGTACAACGATGACATAGCGCCGTACGAATACGACCCGGAAAAAGCACGTGATTTACTGGCTGAGGCCGGATATGCAGACGGCTTTACATTTGATTTGTGGACGATGCCCGTCCCGCGCCCTTACATGCCCGATCCAAACAGAGCGGCAGAAGCATTGCAGACGGATTTTGCTGAAATCGGTTTGACAGCGAACATTGTCACGATGGAGTGGGCGACGTATTTAGATGAACTGACACAAGGCAACCAGGAAGTGTACATGATCGGCTGGTCGGGTGTGAACGGCGACCCGGACTATTTCTTGAACAACCTGCTGGCCGAGCATTCCATTCCCGATCCGAATTACTCCCGGTACCGCAACCGCGATTTAACTGAACTGCTGTTAGATGCCCAATCCGTGCTCGATGAAAAGGAACGGGCAGCGATGTACGCACGAGCCCAGGAAATCGTCCACGAAGACGCCGCGATGATTCCCCTTGTGCACACTCGTCCCGCGTTGGGGGTCAGTAAACGCGTCCAAGACTACGTTCCCCATCTATCCGTAACCGAACCGTTGACAAAAGTACACATAACCGATTGA
- a CDS encoding ABC transporter ATP-binding protein, which produces MNNVLLKLEHVKKYYPVKGGPLRRTIGYVKAADDISLSVERGEVLGIVGESGCGKSTLGRVALRLLEPTDGRIVFGGRDITHYSYKQMRQVRKKMQIVLQDPSQSLNPRHKLEKIVGEPLLVHGCGNKKERRERVMHLLNIVGLSDDYAVRYPHQLSGGQQQRIGIARALALNPKLIVADEPVSALDVSVQSQVLNLLQDLKDEFKLTYVFISHDLSVIRTFCNRVGVMYLGRIVELAPNENLYEKPKHPYTEALLSSIPIDDPEEAQRERILLEGDVPDPENPPRGCAFHTRCPYAMDVCQEVRPSLVEHERSHYVACHLYSPRERQGDKVQATSE; this is translated from the coding sequence TTGAATAACGTGCTTTTAAAGCTAGAACACGTGAAAAAATACTACCCGGTCAAGGGCGGTCCATTGAGGCGTACAATCGGTTATGTCAAGGCCGCGGATGATATTTCGCTCTCGGTTGAACGGGGGGAAGTGTTGGGGATCGTCGGAGAGAGCGGTTGCGGCAAATCGACATTGGGACGGGTTGCATTGCGTCTCCTCGAGCCGACCGACGGCCGTATCGTCTTCGGCGGAAGAGATATTACACACTATTCCTACAAACAGATGCGGCAAGTCCGGAAAAAGATGCAAATCGTACTTCAAGATCCTTCTCAATCTTTGAATCCGCGCCACAAATTGGAAAAAATTGTCGGAGAGCCGCTGCTCGTTCACGGTTGCGGAAATAAAAAGGAGCGCCGGGAACGGGTTATGCACCTTTTGAATATCGTCGGCCTCAGTGATGATTACGCTGTGCGCTACCCCCATCAGCTCAGCGGCGGACAACAGCAACGCATCGGCATTGCCCGGGCTTTAGCTTTAAACCCGAAGCTGATCGTGGCAGACGAACCGGTTTCAGCCCTTGACGTTTCTGTCCAATCGCAAGTGTTAAACTTGCTCCAAGATTTGAAGGACGAATTCAAACTGACTTACGTCTTTATTTCTCACGATCTCAGCGTAATCCGCACCTTTTGCAACCGAGTGGGAGTCATGTACTTAGGAAGGATCGTGGAACTGGCACCAAACGAAAATCTTTACGAAAAGCCCAAACACCCGTACACGGAAGCATTGCTCTCTTCCATCCCCATAGACGACCCAGAAGAAGCACAGCGGGAGCGCATTTTGTTGGAAGGAGATGTTCCTGATCCGGAAAATCCTCCCCGGGGATGCGCTTTTCACACCCGCTGTCCTTATGCGATGGACGTCTGTCAAGAAGTACGACCTTCGTTAGTAGAACACGAGCGGAGTCACTACGTGGCGTGTCATCTGTACTCACCGAGAGAGCGCCAAGGAGACAAGGTACAGGCGACGTCGGAGTGA
- a CDS encoding ABC transporter ATP-binding protein yields the protein MSEPILRVNRLHTQFSTDKGVIPAVNGIDFSLYKGEIVGLVGESGCGKSVTSLSVLKLIPQPPGKISADKMEFKSEDLIHATERRMRQLRGNDISMIFQDPMSSLNPTFTIGHQISEVIRIHKKASRKEALRQSVEMLSKVGIPRAERTVKDYPHQLSGGMRQRVMIAMAMACQPELLIADEPTTALDVTIQAQILNLMKQLNQEQGTAILLITHDLGVVAEVCERVLVMYAGKVVEEGDVRSILKDPQHPYTQGLIASVPKRKERSQRLYSIPGTVPKPGSLKRGCAFAPRCTFAFDSCWKEAPELYPLGNGRRSRCLLHREEGSQRIE from the coding sequence GTGTCAGAACCGATATTGCGCGTAAACCGCTTGCACACGCAATTCTCCACCGACAAAGGCGTAATTCCTGCTGTAAACGGAATTGACTTCTCTTTGTACAAGGGTGAAATTGTCGGTCTAGTGGGAGAATCGGGATGCGGAAAAAGTGTGACCTCCCTCTCCGTTTTGAAACTCATTCCCCAACCTCCCGGGAAAATTTCTGCAGACAAAATGGAGTTCAAATCGGAAGATTTAATTCACGCAACAGAGCGTCGAATGCGCCAACTGCGGGGGAACGACATCTCCATGATCTTTCAGGATCCGATGTCCTCCCTCAACCCCACTTTCACCATCGGCCACCAGATTTCGGAAGTCATTCGCATTCACAAAAAAGCGTCACGCAAAGAAGCGCTGCGTCAAAGTGTCGAAATGTTAAGTAAAGTCGGCATTCCGCGAGCTGAACGCACCGTGAAAGACTACCCTCACCAGTTGTCCGGCGGAATGCGTCAACGCGTCATGATTGCCATGGCTATGGCGTGTCAGCCAGAACTGCTGATCGCGGACGAACCGACCACAGCTTTAGATGTGACCATCCAAGCGCAAATATTAAATTTGATGAAACAGTTGAATCAAGAACAAGGCACCGCCATTTTGCTCATTACTCACGATTTAGGCGTCGTAGCGGAAGTGTGCGAGAGAGTCCTCGTCATGTATGCGGGAAAAGTGGTGGAAGAAGGGGATGTCCGCAGCATACTAAAAGATCCGCAACACCCTTACACACAAGGCCTCATCGCTTCTGTTCCCAAAAGAAAAGAGCGAAGCCAACGGCTCTACTCGATTCCCGGCACTGTCCCGAAGCCAGGCAGCTTAAAACGAGGATGTGCCTTTGCTCCCCGTTGTACCTTCGCCTTTGATTCGTGTTGGAAGGAGGCACCGGAACTGTACCCGTTGGGAAACGGAAGGCGTTCCCGATGTTTGTTACACCGAGAAGAAGGGAGCCAACGCATTGAATAA
- a CDS encoding ISLre2 family transposase: MQKDTMIWPTMEELEEMLFRLLQEQFAAAMTYILEDIDRQIMEQRDKKRYRLKNAYEIDVDTLFGTVTFKRRIYLDRQTGKHVYLLDQMLQYDGQKKISPCLEEVAVAFASQGPSYRDSADRLEKLLGYRPLSHEAIRGRLISEAETLIQKPVKRKAPPVLFIEADGLYTKLQRTKAKGIEHRIAIVHEGWEKEGGRICLKEKKHYLHERGDFWEGLGRFLSQHYELDGDTWLVVNGDGAPWIKECQSYFHRCIFQLDRFHVARELRNYVGHLPGQWRRIRKALAEYDVPPLLSALEQVADTDIPTEKRTGYRQYVRYLQRNQDDLRDYREVLRQAGLDTTGMRPMGSAEAQMRVMAKRTKRGGYSWSKRGIRAMLKAIIRFKEGWDNQAGIQRAAAEKTDVFREANMKQLLQEVQQTSQGCLNGVIRLLKGPMQSSPTGMALKGLRGF, translated from the coding sequence GTGCAGAAGGATACCATGATTTGGCCAACGATGGAAGAGTTAGAGGAGATGTTGTTTCGGCTATTACAGGAACAGTTTGCAGCCGCAATGACATATATCCTGGAGGACATTGACCGACAGATCATGGAGCAAAGGGACAAAAAGAGATACCGCTTGAAGAATGCATACGAAATCGACGTAGATACCCTGTTTGGTACGGTTACTTTCAAGCGGAGGATTTATCTAGATCGGCAAACAGGAAAACATGTCTACTTACTTGATCAGATGCTCCAGTATGACGGACAGAAAAAAATCAGTCCTTGCCTCGAGGAGGTGGCTGTAGCTTTTGCCAGCCAGGGGCCTTCCTACCGTGACAGTGCAGATCGACTGGAAAAACTGTTGGGGTATCGACCGCTGAGCCATGAAGCGATTAGAGGCAGGCTCATCTCCGAGGCAGAGACCCTGATCCAAAAGCCAGTCAAACGCAAGGCACCGCCTGTTTTGTTCATCGAAGCAGATGGTTTGTACACCAAGCTGCAGCGGACCAAGGCGAAGGGGATCGAGCACCGAATAGCCATTGTCCATGAGGGGTGGGAAAAAGAAGGGGGGCGCATCTGTCTGAAAGAAAAGAAACACTACCTGCATGAACGGGGCGACTTTTGGGAAGGATTGGGCAGGTTTCTTAGTCAACATTATGAGTTGGATGGGGACACCTGGCTTGTGGTCAATGGAGACGGCGCTCCCTGGATTAAAGAATGCCAATCGTATTTCCACCGGTGCATTTTTCAACTAGACCGCTTCCATGTTGCCCGGGAACTGAGAAACTATGTGGGACATCTGCCCGGACAGTGGCGACGCATCAGAAAAGCCCTGGCCGAATATGACGTGCCCCCCCTGCTTTCAGCACTCGAACAAGTGGCCGACACGGACATCCCGACAGAAAAAAGAACCGGGTATCGTCAGTATGTCCGCTATCTGCAAAGGAATCAGGACGACTTGCGGGATTACCGGGAAGTCTTGCGCCAGGCGGGTCTTGACACAACAGGTATGCGACCGATGGGAAGTGCGGAAGCCCAGATGCGCGTGATGGCCAAACGAACCAAACGCGGAGGATACAGCTGGAGTAAAAGAGGCATCAGAGCGATGCTAAAGGCCATTATTAGATTTAAGGAAGGCTGGGACAATCAGGCCGGCATACAAAGGGCAGCCGCAGAGAAAACGGATGTATTCAGAGAAGCCAATATGAAGCAATTATTGCAAGAAGTCCAGCAGACATCACAGGGATGTTTGAACGGCGTCATACGGCTGTTGAAGGGACCGATGCAAAGCAGTCCAACCGGCATGGCATTAAAAGGATTGAGAGGTTTTTAA
- a CDS encoding M20 metallopeptidase family protein, which translates to MVHKQLWEIAEAMKPWLVEVRRDFHRHPELGMEEYRTRDKIVQYLQEMGIPHKANIANTGVVGFIEGGSSGRTVALRADMDALPIAEQNDVVYKSTVPGKMHACGHDAHMAILLGAARLLNGQKSHLSGNVKLIFQPAEETVGGAKPMIAAGVLDSPKVDAAFGLHVAPEIPVGQIGWRYGQMNAASDTILITVKGNKAHGASPHTGTDAVVIAAHVITALQTIVSRNVDPRQSAVISIGAIQGGTQGNIIADEVTMTGTVRTLDPDVRQTVLQRIDDVLQYTTRSMGGDYAFELGDDGYIALINDDAMVDIVKQSGETLLGKENVTQIPLPSMGVEDFSYFAAAVPSAFYRLGCRNEAKGIVHGAHTSRFDIDEDCLPIGSALQALNALTFLTT; encoded by the coding sequence ATGGTACACAAACAATTGTGGGAAATAGCTGAGGCCATGAAACCGTGGCTCGTCGAAGTGCGGCGGGATTTTCACCGCCACCCTGAACTCGGTATGGAAGAATACCGGACGCGGGATAAAATCGTGCAGTACTTGCAAGAAATGGGGATTCCTCATAAAGCCAATATCGCCAACACGGGAGTTGTCGGCTTCATAGAGGGAGGGTCAAGCGGAAGGACTGTCGCTTTGCGCGCCGACATGGATGCCCTTCCCATTGCAGAACAAAATGACGTCGTTTACAAATCGACCGTCCCCGGGAAGATGCACGCGTGTGGCCACGATGCGCACATGGCGATTTTGCTCGGAGCCGCCCGCCTGTTAAACGGCCAAAAGTCGCATCTTTCCGGCAACGTCAAGCTGATTTTCCAACCGGCAGAAGAAACGGTCGGGGGTGCAAAACCGATGATCGCAGCCGGTGTGCTGGACAGTCCGAAGGTAGACGCTGCTTTCGGTCTGCACGTCGCTCCGGAAATACCCGTCGGCCAAATCGGTTGGAGGTACGGTCAGATGAACGCAGCGTCGGACACGATTTTGATCACTGTGAAAGGGAACAAAGCCCACGGCGCATCTCCGCATACCGGCACGGACGCTGTCGTCATCGCCGCCCACGTCATCACGGCTTTGCAGACGATCGTCAGCCGCAACGTCGACCCGCGCCAGTCGGCGGTCATCTCCATCGGCGCGATTCAAGGTGGAACGCAAGGCAACATCATTGCCGATGAAGTGACCATGACCGGCACCGTGCGGACATTAGATCCTGACGTGCGTCAAACTGTGTTGCAGCGGATCGACGATGTGCTGCAGTACACGACGCGGAGCATGGGCGGGGACTATGCGTTTGAACTGGGGGATGACGGCTACATCGCCCTCATCAACGACGATGCGATGGTGGATATCGTGAAACAGAGTGGCGAAACACTGCTGGGAAAGGAAAACGTGACCCAGATTCCCCTCCCGAGCATGGGTGTGGAAGACTTTTCTTACTTTGCAGCGGCTGTCCCGTCGGCATTCTACAGGTTAGGTTGCCGGAATGAAGCAAAAGGAATTGTTCACGGTGCCCACACCAGCCGCTTTGACATAGACGAAGACTGCTTGCCCATCGGTTCAGCCCTCCAGGCGCTCAATGCTTTAACCTTTTTGACCACATGA
- a CDS encoding LysR family transcriptional regulator, whose amino-acid sequence MRLTDFEILAVLAQELNMRKAAERLYISQPALSQRLQSIEKAWGQKIFLRSQKGLILTPPGEKIIRYVNETLQREEKLLEELSSLEKRVSGTLKLAVASIVGQYWLPGVLKQYVEKYPLVKISLTTGWSSDSVKHLYEDNFHIGIIRGEPEWRGNVYHLFSDELYLVDTTITSLEELKETSRPFIQFKSDSTYYQEIQSWWRKQFGGVPERTIVVDQIETCKQLALNGIGYAILPSISLTTVDRRINKIPLLDDGQQPIQRETWLLSDKTSQHLKQVKAFIDLVTKGQNDEASRKGPVEA is encoded by the coding sequence ATGCGCTTGACAGACTTTGAAATTTTAGCGGTACTGGCACAAGAGCTGAATATGCGCAAAGCTGCCGAACGGCTTTACATATCCCAACCGGCCCTCAGTCAACGGTTGCAATCGATTGAGAAAGCGTGGGGACAAAAAATCTTTTTGCGTTCGCAAAAGGGCCTGATCTTAACGCCTCCTGGCGAAAAAATTATTCGTTACGTCAACGAAACGCTGCAGCGGGAAGAGAAGTTGTTAGAAGAACTTTCGTCCTTAGAAAAACGCGTCAGCGGCACGCTGAAATTGGCAGTGGCGTCCATTGTCGGACAGTACTGGCTGCCCGGTGTTTTAAAGCAATACGTCGAAAAGTACCCCCTTGTGAAAATTTCCCTTACGACGGGCTGGAGCAGTGACAGTGTCAAACACCTGTACGAAGACAACTTCCACATCGGCATTATTCGCGGTGAACCAGAGTGGAGGGGGAACGTCTATCACTTATTCAGTGATGAGCTGTATTTAGTTGACACTACGATTACATCCCTAGAAGAACTTAAAGAAACTTCCAGGCCGTTCATTCAATTTAAGAGCGATTCCACCTACTACCAGGAAATTCAAAGCTGGTGGCGCAAACAGTTCGGCGGTGTGCCCGAGCGCACCATCGTTGTCGACCAAATTGAGACGTGCAAACAACTGGCTCTGAATGGGATTGGGTATGCCATTTTGCCGTCCATCAGTTTGACAACGGTCGACCGCCGCATCAACAAAATCCCCCTTTTAGACGACGGGCAGCAACCGATCCAACGGGAAACGTGGCTCTTGAGCGACAAGACGTCTCAACACTTGAAACAGGTGAAAGCTTTCATCGACTTAGTGACAAAGGGGCAAAACGATGAAGCCAGCAGAAAAGGGCCCGTTGAGGCATGA
- a CDS encoding VOC family protein, whose translation MEIKVKRIDHVQVCIPIGAEDEARGFYTDILGFQEIEKPDALKPNGGLWYDLGGVQLHIGVEEMDSDKSKRHPAFEIDDVDRVRRYLERRGVVTQDEIPIPGVKRFSLFDPFGNRIELLERKREASRR comes from the coding sequence GTGGAAATTAAGGTGAAGCGAATCGATCATGTGCAAGTGTGTATCCCGATTGGAGCAGAGGACGAGGCGAGGGGATTTTATACAGATATTCTAGGTTTTCAGGAAATAGAAAAACCGGATGCGCTCAAACCGAACGGCGGATTGTGGTATGATCTCGGCGGCGTTCAACTGCACATTGGGGTGGAAGAGATGGATAGTGACAAGAGCAAGCGGCATCCGGCTTTTGAAATTGACGATGTGGACAGAGTAAGACGTTACCTTGAACGTCGAGGTGTCGTGACGCAAGATGAAATCCCGATTCCGGGGGTGAAGCGCTTTTCCCTGTTCGATCCATTCGGGAACCGGATCGAATTGTTAGAGAGAAAACGAGAGGCGTCACGACGTTAA
- a CDS encoding PRK06851 family protein, with protein sequence MAGKVRNFFAAGHTARGYYSLFNSVLAGLDRLYFLIGGPCTGQSTIIKQIGDTMSSRGYDIERLHCASDDASVDGVIVPELKLGVVDGSAVRTVEPQAPGAIEEYVNIGVAWDLNQLRKQKEHIRTRNKQMTKTFQQAYKTFADALRIHDEWEKIYIDNLDPVKANNLAHRVIEQMFSDKALTKPSHVRHMFLGAATPKGPVDFVQNLTEEMNKRYFIKGRPGSGKSSMLKKVAAAAKERGFDAEIYHCGFDPHSLDMVLLPELKTAIFDSTAPHEHFPEREGDEVIDMYAHAIAPGTDETHATQIHDIRERYSAKMRQATSCLSQAKELWDQLDAIYRHATDFAKLKEIQTGIQAEIDAFAAEQATV encoded by the coding sequence ATGGCGGGCAAAGTCCGAAACTTTTTCGCGGCAGGTCATACAGCGAGGGGTTATTACAGTCTGTTCAATTCTGTCCTCGCCGGGCTCGATCGCCTTTACTTCTTAATCGGCGGCCCCTGTACCGGGCAGTCAACGATCATCAAACAAATAGGCGACACGATGTCGAGCCGCGGGTACGATATCGAACGTTTGCATTGTGCGTCTGACGACGCGTCTGTTGACGGTGTAATCGTGCCCGAGCTTAAACTCGGGGTCGTGGACGGAAGCGCTGTCCGTACGGTCGAACCGCAAGCACCCGGTGCGATAGAGGAATACGTCAACATAGGCGTCGCCTGGGATTTAAATCAATTGAGAAAACAGAAAGAACACATCCGAACGCGGAACAAACAGATGACCAAAACGTTTCAACAAGCTTACAAGACCTTTGCCGACGCCCTCCGCATTCACGACGAATGGGAAAAAATCTACATCGACAACTTAGACCCCGTCAAGGCGAACAACCTGGCACACCGCGTGATAGAGCAGATGTTTTCCGACAAAGCGTTAACGAAACCGTCACATGTGCGTCACATGTTCTTAGGTGCCGCGACCCCGAAAGGTCCGGTCGATTTTGTTCAAAACTTGACGGAAGAGATGAACAAACGCTATTTCATCAAAGGGCGCCCCGGCTCCGGAAAGTCCAGTATGTTGAAAAAAGTCGCCGCAGCCGCCAAAGAGCGCGGATTTGACGCAGAAATTTACCATTGCGGGTTTGACCCCCACAGCCTCGATATGGTCCTTCTGCCAGAACTAAAAACAGCTATCTTCGACAGCACGGCTCCCCATGAGCACTTCCCTGAGCGTGAGGGCGATGAGGTGATTGACATGTATGCCCATGCAATCGCTCCCGGAACGGACGAAACGCACGCAACACAAATACACGACATTCGGGAGCGCTATTCGGCCAAAATGCGACAAGCCACGTCCTGCCTCTCGCAAGCGAAAGAGCTGTGGGACCAGTTAGACGCCATCTATCGCCACGCCACGGACTTCGCCAAGCTGAAAGAGATACAAACCGGCATTCAGGCTGAGATCGACGCATTTGCAGCGGAACAGGCAACTGTTTAA
- the bcp gene encoding thioredoxin-dependent thiol peroxidase — MAEVQVGQRVPDFRLPASNGEEVALSDFKGQKVVIYFYPKDMTPGCTTEACDFRDVHSQFKDYNAVVIGISPDDLKSHDKFIAKHDLPFLLLSDEDHEVAEMFGVWKLKKNFGKEYMGIERSTFVVDEEGKLAKEWRKVKVKDHVQEVLNFVKTM, encoded by the coding sequence ATGGCGGAAGTACAAGTGGGACAACGTGTGCCGGATTTTCGTCTGCCGGCCTCGAACGGCGAAGAGGTAGCGTTGAGTGATTTCAAAGGCCAAAAAGTGGTCATCTACTTCTACCCGAAAGATATGACGCCTGGTTGTACGACCGAAGCGTGCGATTTTCGCGACGTGCACAGTCAGTTTAAAGACTACAACGCAGTCGTAATCGGGATCAGTCCGGACGATCTCAAGTCACACGACAAGTTCATCGCCAAACACGACTTGCCGTTTTTGCTTTTGTCTGACGAAGACCACGAAGTGGCGGAGATGTTCGGCGTGTGGAAACTGAAGAAAAACTTCGGCAAAGAGTACATGGGGATTGAGCGCTCGACGTTTGTCGTCGACGAAGAAGGCAAACTGGCCAAAGAGTGGCGAAAAGTCAAGGTCAAAGACCATGTGCAAGAGGTGCTCAATTTCGTCAAGACAATGTAA
- a CDS encoding RNA polymerase sigma factor → MTDEELVERAKKGDNRAFRQLVERYEAFVFTKIVHMVKQRELAEDLAQETFLQVYRSLPSFDGRARFSTWLYRIAHHKVIDWTRSRAKKETSKELALRDVYPSDDSLEEQVVNRDTSNRLFLLIHELPQHYRDVLLMYFGQELSVKEIAAQLNVPHKTVQTRIVRGKKRLFQRWQEVNGRDLPGSSRTVVASPQSSKR, encoded by the coding sequence GTGACAGACGAAGAACTGGTTGAGCGGGCGAAAAAAGGCGACAACAGGGCGTTCCGTCAACTGGTGGAACGGTATGAGGCGTTCGTCTTCACGAAAATTGTCCACATGGTCAAACAGCGGGAACTGGCAGAAGACTTGGCGCAGGAGACGTTTTTGCAAGTGTACCGCTCTCTCCCTAGTTTTGACGGTCGGGCCCGCTTTTCGACATGGTTGTATCGGATCGCACATCACAAAGTCATTGATTGGACACGTTCGAGGGCGAAAAAAGAAACGAGTAAAGAACTGGCCTTACGAGATGTGTACCCGTCGGACGATTCCTTGGAGGAGCAAGTGGTGAACCGGGACACGAGCAACCGTCTATTTCTCTTGATTCATGAACTTCCCCAACACTATCGTGATGTACTGTTGATGTATTTCGGACAAGAGCTGTCCGTCAAAGAAATAGCCGCCCAACTCAACGTTCCGCACAAAACAGTCCAGACGAGAATCGTTCGCGGCAAAAAGCGATTGTTTCAAAGGTGGCAGGAGGTGAACGGGCGTGACTTGCCGGGAAGCTCAAGAACAGTTGTGGCGTCGCCTCAGTCAAGCAAACGTTGA